Proteins from one Romboutsia sp. CE17 genomic window:
- the yeiL gene encoding transcriptional regulator YeiL: protein MFKVIDDNKLNYYIKKYNINDIFSNDMKKYMEIHHFKKNEHICSAGEELKYLYFFIDGRAKVYITAPNGKSLLIRFYSPIQIIGDTEILNNTNIDCNIQAVEDCICIAILREIIEEIALKDPKFLYYTCKQLAFKLSSASLSSSINMLYPLENRLASYILATYATEYDHDNNSDNLTHVSELLGTSYRHLLRVLDKFCSEGIIRKDGKDITILDLEKLEELAGDLYQ, encoded by the coding sequence ATGTTTAAGGTAATCGATGATAATAAGTTAAATTACTATATAAAAAAATACAATATCAATGATATTTTTAGTAATGATATGAAAAAATATATGGAAATACATCACTTTAAGAAAAATGAGCATATTTGCTCTGCTGGCGAAGAATTGAAATACCTATACTTCTTCATAGATGGTAGAGCTAAAGTATATATAACTGCTCCAAATGGAAAATCATTATTAATTCGATTTTATTCTCCAATACAAATAATAGGGGATACGGAAATACTGAACAATACGAACATTGACTGTAATATACAAGCTGTTGAAGATTGTATTTGTATAGCTATTCTAAGGGAAATAATAGAAGAAATAGCATTAAAAGATCCAAAATTCTTATATTATACTTGTAAACAACTTGCATTTAAACTATCAAGTGCATCACTATCAAGTTCAATAAATATGCTCTATCCACTAGAAAACAGACTTGCAAGTTATATATTAGCAACTTACGCTACAGAATATGATCATGATAATAATTCAGATAATCTAACTCATGTGTCAGAACTTTTAGGAACAAGTTATAGACATTTACTAAGAGTTCTGGATAAGTTCTGTAGTGAAGGAATAATAAGAAAAGATGGTAAAGATATAACTATATTAGATTTAGAAAAACTAGAAGAATTAGCTGGCGACTTATATCAATAA
- a CDS encoding N-acetylmuramoyl-L-alanine amidase family protein — MSYRNNKGKNNVTYLNKKKTNRSYSSRKTTSNKVVNKRSTTKKSKYSSNKRSNKGKVNIKKLSVLALGIVLLGFGTLKATSGVSNIVKSISTKIIKTSDAEVKPVQKQFDLSTENEGVMSKFNVYIDPGRGGEDNGMESEETGKYEKEITLGIGKKLASKLSNYDDVNVIMSRTDDSKTMSFKERAEDAKKQKADLIISLQLNAHSGDAPATGIETYYKEDELYHTGDIARVIQDSITSYVEVKDRGVGIGKFGILNEATIPAIIIKCGFITNPEDVKKLTDDNYLNEFTEGIAQGLLSYIDSNK; from the coding sequence ATGTCTTATAGAAATAATAAAGGTAAAAATAATGTAACATATTTGAATAAGAAAAAAACAAATAGAAGTTATTCATCTAGAAAAACTACATCAAATAAAGTTGTAAATAAAAGAAGTACAACAAAAAAATCTAAGTATTCTAGCAATAAAAGATCTAATAAGGGAAAAGTAAATATAAAGAAATTAAGTGTATTAGCATTAGGGATAGTATTACTTGGATTTGGTACGCTTAAAGCAACTAGTGGAGTAAGTAATATAGTTAAAAGTATAAGTACAAAGATTATAAAGACTAGTGATGCTGAGGTTAAACCAGTACAAAAACAGTTTGATTTATCTACAGAAAATGAAGGAGTAATGAGTAAGTTTAATGTTTATATAGATCCAGGTCGTGGTGGAGAAGACAATGGAATGGAAAGTGAAGAAACAGGGAAATACGAAAAGGAAATAACTTTGGGTATTGGTAAAAAACTAGCTTCGAAATTATCAAATTATGATGATGTTAATGTAATTATGTCAAGGACTGATGATTCTAAAACTATGAGCTTTAAAGAAAGAGCAGAAGATGCAAAAAAACAAAAAGCTGACCTTATAATATCTTTACAATTAAATGCTCATTCAGGAGATGCTCCAGCTACAGGAATAGAGACTTATTATAAAGAGGATGAATTATACCACACTGGTGATATAGCAAGAGTTATTCAGGATTCTATAACGTCTTACGTAGAAGTAAAAGATAGAGGAGTAGGAATAGGTAAGTTTGGTATTTTAAATGAGGCTACTATTCCAGCTATTATAATTAAATGTGGATTTATAACTAATCCAGAAGATGTAAAGAAATTAACTGATGATAATTACTTAAATGAATTTACTGAAGGTATAGCTCAAGGGTTACTATCTTATATTGATTCTAATAAGTAG
- a CDS encoding Eco57I restriction-modification methylase domain-containing protein: MKNNLGVLEIDNFYLSRIYEEGIEEEKKKSNGVYYTPKVIVRYIMEKTLEKHDILKNPCPKILDISCGCGNFLLEAYDILYDLIESKIYDLRDKYNDEYWCIDNIHKHIVENCIFGVDIDNKALEILKNALSNKNSSEKEDKTKYSVNIYCEDGLKKEWDFKFDYIVGNPPYVGHKSLDKDYKKYLLKEYSSVYRDKSDLYFCFYKRVIDLINKDGTISMITPRYFLESPSGVNLRKYIKENSYIEEIVDFLGANIFKNIGIAGCIVTLKPIKYKDFKENHSINIYKIKDENIKINEVEDLSSFINGGSFENFYINQNLLEEDWLITNPQDREFYKKIQCKCKYELDEIATSFQGIITGCDKAFIIENSNEISAPKNLLKVWVKNKNIRKYIIDDTKYRLIYSNDIDDEKIYENTIKKYIEPYRVKLENRRECKKNIRKWYELQWGREKYLFEQEKIMYPYKSKCNRFAIDHNNSYCSADVYSFFIKEKYKNEFSNEYLVGVLNSDIYNKYFKIIAKCMGKDIYDYYPNKVMKIKIFKDNNYKKIEELSKKIIFILKNKNTKYSEDELETKLSILEEEINKLIKESLQI; the protein is encoded by the coding sequence ATGAAGAATAATCTAGGGGTATTAGAAATAGATAATTTTTATTTATCTAGAATTTATGAAGAAGGAATAGAAGAAGAAAAGAAAAAATCTAATGGAGTTTATTATACACCTAAGGTAATAGTTAGGTACATTATGGAAAAAACTCTAGAAAAGCATGATATACTTAAGAATCCATGTCCTAAAATTTTAGATATTTCATGTGGATGTGGAAATTTTTTATTAGAAGCCTATGATATATTATATGATTTAATAGAATCGAAAATATATGATTTAAGAGATAAATATAATGATGAATACTGGTGTATAGATAATATTCATAAACATATTGTAGAAAATTGTATTTTTGGAGTTGATATAGACAACAAAGCTTTAGAAATATTAAAAAATGCTTTAAGTAACAAGAATTCTAGTGAAAAAGAGGATAAAACTAAATATAGTGTAAATATTTATTGTGAAGATGGATTAAAGAAAGAGTGGGATTTTAAGTTTGACTATATAGTGGGAAATCCACCATATGTTGGGCATAAGTCTTTGGATAAAGATTATAAAAAATATCTACTAAAAGAGTATAGTTCAGTTTATCGAGATAAGTCTGATTTATATTTTTGCTTTTATAAAAGGGTAATAGATTTAATTAATAAAGATGGCACAATATCTATGATTACCCCAAGATATTTTTTAGAAAGCCCATCAGGAGTAAATTTAAGAAAATACATTAAAGAAAATTCCTATATAGAAGAAATTGTTGACTTTTTAGGAGCTAATATTTTTAAAAATATAGGAATAGCAGGGTGTATAGTAACTTTAAAACCAATTAAGTATAAGGATTTTAAAGAAAATCATAGTATAAATATTTATAAAATAAAAGATGAAAATATTAAAATAAATGAAGTAGAAGATTTAAGCTCTTTTATAAATGGGGGAAGTTTTGAAAATTTTTATATTAATCAAAATTTATTAGAAGAGGATTGGCTAATTACAAATCCTCAAGATAGAGAGTTTTATAAAAAAATCCAGTGTAAATGTAAGTATGAATTAGATGAAATTGCTACAAGCTTTCAAGGAATAATAACTGGTTGTGATAAAGCTTTTATAATAGAAAATAGTAATGAAATATCAGCACCCAAAAATCTTTTAAAAGTATGGGTAAAAAATAAAAATATTAGAAAATATATAATAGATGATACTAAATATAGATTGATATATTCTAATGACATAGATGATGAGAAAATTTACGAAAATACAATAAAAAAATATATAGAACCCTATAGAGTGAAGCTTGAAAATAGAAGAGAGTGCAAAAAAAATATAAGAAAGTGGTATGAATTACAATGGGGAAGAGAAAAATATCTTTTTGAACAAGAGAAGATAATGTATCCTTATAAATCTAAGTGTAATAGATTTGCTATAGACCATAATAACTCATATTGTAGTGCGGATGTATATTCTTTCTTTATAAAAGAAAAATATAAAAATGAGTTTTCAAATGAATATTTAGTAGGGGTATTAAATTCTGATATATACAACAAATATTTTAAGATAATAGCAAAATGTATGGGAAAAGATATATACGATTATTATCCTAATAAAGTTATGAAAATAAAAATATTTAAAGATAATAATTATAAAAAGATAGAAGAATTATCTAAAAAAATTATATTTATTTTAAAAAATAAAAATACTAAGTATAGTGAAGATGAATTAGAGACTAAGTTAAGTATTTTAGAAGAAGAAATTAATAAATTAATAAAAGAATCTTTGCAAATATAA
- a CDS encoding BMP family lipoprotein yields the protein MKKILCLGTTLMLSMLALVGCSSSSESNNDDLKVTMITSVGGINDQSFNQSSWEGLQEIEKDFGIKVNYIESKQEAEYATNIETAVDGGADLILGTGFPMQQAILDAAKNYPDQKFAIVDVDYGQDTPENVVCITFTEEQAGYIVGLVAGKETKTNKVGFVGGMDNEVIKKFEVGYKAGVAEANPDADVQVQYVNSFVDAAKGKSIAQQMYSNGADIIFSAAGDSGVGVIEMAKEKDLYAIGVDRDQSSLAPENVLTSAMKKVNEGVYNTVKSLIDGNFEGGSTLRFGLEDNSVGLAPTTNNISQETLDYVNEKIEQIINNEITVPSK from the coding sequence ATGAAAAAAATATTATGCTTAGGAACTACATTAATGTTATCAATGTTAGCATTAGTAGGATGTTCAAGTTCAAGTGAAAGCAATAATGATGATTTAAAAGTAACTATGATAACTAGTGTTGGTGGAATAAACGATCAAAGTTTTAACCAATCTTCATGGGAAGGATTACAAGAAATAGAGAAAGATTTTGGAATTAAAGTTAATTATATAGAATCAAAACAAGAAGCAGAATATGCAACAAATATAGAAACAGCAGTTGATGGTGGAGCTGATTTAATATTAGGTACAGGTTTTCCTATGCAACAAGCTATATTAGATGCTGCTAAGAACTATCCAGATCAAAAGTTTGCTATAGTAGATGTTGATTATGGACAAGATACTCCTGAAAATGTTGTTTGTATAACATTTACAGAAGAGCAAGCTGGTTATATTGTTGGATTAGTTGCAGGTAAAGAAACTAAGACTAATAAAGTTGGATTTGTTGGTGGTATGGATAACGAAGTTATAAAGAAGTTTGAAGTTGGATATAAGGCAGGGGTAGCTGAAGCTAATCCAGATGCAGATGTTCAAGTTCAATATGTTAACTCATTTGTAGATGCAGCAAAAGGAAAATCAATAGCTCAACAAATGTATTCTAACGGAGCAGATATAATATTCTCAGCTGCAGGAGATTCAGGTGTTGGTGTTATAGAAATGGCTAAAGAGAAAGACCTTTATGCTATAGGTGTTGATAGAGACCAAAGTAGCTTAGCTCCTGAAAATGTATTAACTTCAGCTATGAAAAAAGTTAACGAAGGTGTTTATAATACTGTAAAATCTTTAATAGATGGGAACTTTGAAGGAGGTTCTACTTTAAGATTTGGTTTAGAAGATAACAGTGTAGGTTTAGCTCCTACAACTAATAATATATCACAAGAAACTTTAGATTACGTAAATGAAAAAATAGAACAAATAATAAATAATGAAATAACAGTTCCAAGCAAATAA
- a CDS encoding HPr family phosphocarrier protein: MEKVVSIKNASGLHARPAGMFVKKASEFKSTVEVIAKGKTVNAKSIMGIMSLGLAKGDELIISANGEDEERAVNTLVELIESGFGE, encoded by the coding sequence ATGGAAAAAGTAGTAAGTATAAAAAATGCAAGTGGATTACACGCTAGACCAGCAGGAATGTTTGTTAAGAAAGCTTCTGAATTCAAATCTACAGTAGAAGTTATAGCAAAAGGAAAAACTGTAAATGCTAAATCAATAATGGGAATAATGAGTTTAGGATTAGCTAAAGGTGATGAGTTAATAATATCTGCAAATGGAGAAGATGAAGAAAGAGCAGTAAACACTTTAGTTGAATTAATAGAAAGTGGATTTGGAGAATAA
- a CDS encoding DUF4358 domain-containing protein, with product MKKVFLVLSLVLTLGLVGCSSKGSSNEFKNVSASEVEKAVNSSDALVEQSMSLDINDFEYFNDVKDSIEEGFIIRAAMNVFLEDVIFIKTSDSENADKVFDALEGYKKDMVERPFGSGYGKEENATRAANTIVEKKGNYVYLIAAENAEDIQNIIIDTITK from the coding sequence ATGAAAAAAGTTTTTTTAGTACTATCTTTAGTTCTAACACTAGGATTAGTTGGATGTTCATCTAAAGGTAGTTCTAACGAGTTCAAAAATGTTTCTGCTTCAGAAGTGGAAAAAGCAGTTAATTCTTCAGATGCCTTAGTTGAACAATCAATGAGCTTAGATATTAACGATTTTGAATACTTTAATGATGTTAAAGATTCAATTGAAGAAGGTTTCATAATAAGAGCTGCTATGAATGTTTTCCTAGAAGATGTAATCTTCATAAAAACTTCTGATTCTGAAAATGCAGATAAGGTTTTTGATGCTTTAGAAGGATATAAAAAAGATATGGTTGAAAGACCATTTGGTTCTGGTTATGGAAAAGAAGAAAATGCAACTAGAGCTGCAAACACAATCGTTGAGAAAAAAGGAAACTATGTGTATCTTATAGCTGCTGAAAATGCCGAAGATATACAAAATATTATAATAGATACTATAACAAAATAA
- the ptsP gene encoding phosphoenolpyruvate--protein phosphotransferase produces the protein MFKGTGASPGIAIGKVLVVEHGELEIQKVSISNIEEEVARLDKAVEVSKEELTKVKEKALLELGEHEAEIFEAHLLVLEDPELIDSAKAKIKDEQVNADYALKEIRDMFVGMFESMDNEYMRERAADIKDVTNRIIRHLLGVKIVDLAALEEEVILVAHDLTPSDTATMNKSKVLGFLTDIGGRTSHTAIMARTLEIAAVVGLNDITTKANDGDYIVFNGDTGEVILNPDEETIDKYTKLKNEFDEYRKSLELLKGKPSQTTDKRHVELAGNIGSPNDVEGLIKNDAEGVGLYRTEFLYMDKEDGFPTEEEQYEAYKAVLEGMDNKPIVIRTLDIGGDKELPYFDMEPEMNPFLGYRAIRICLDRKDIFKTQLRALYRASVHGTLRIMFPMISSLEELLAAKEVVAEVKEELKSEGIAYADNVEVGMMIEIPSAAVISDILAKHVDFFSIGTNDLIQYTCAVDRMNQKISSLYNQFNPAVLRLIKTVIDNAHAEGKWVGMCGESAGDQRMIPILLGFGLDEFSMSPISILPARKLITSVSYEDMKKFAGEVLAMGTAEEIKAHVEKTFNM, from the coding sequence ATGTTTAAAGGAACAGGGGCATCTCCAGGGATTGCTATAGGAAAAGTTTTAGTTGTAGAACATGGAGAGTTAGAGATACAAAAGGTGTCTATATCTAATATTGAAGAAGAAGTTGCAAGGCTTGATAAAGCTGTTGAGGTATCAAAAGAAGAATTAACTAAGGTTAAGGAAAAGGCTTTACTTGAACTAGGGGAACATGAAGCAGAAATATTTGAAGCTCATTTATTAGTATTAGAAGATCCTGAGTTAATAGACTCAGCTAAAGCTAAAATAAAAGATGAACAAGTTAATGCTGACTATGCTTTAAAAGAAATAAGGGATATGTTCGTAGGCATGTTTGAATCTATGGATAATGAGTATATGAGAGAAAGAGCTGCAGATATAAAAGATGTTACTAATAGAATAATAAGACATTTATTAGGTGTAAAAATCGTTGATTTAGCAGCTTTAGAAGAAGAAGTTATTTTAGTTGCTCATGACTTAACTCCTTCAGATACTGCTACTATGAATAAATCTAAGGTTTTAGGTTTCTTAACTGATATAGGGGGAAGAACTTCTCATACAGCTATAATGGCCAGAACTCTTGAAATAGCAGCTGTAGTTGGTTTAAATGATATAACAACTAAGGCAAATGACGGAGATTACATAGTGTTTAATGGGGATACAGGGGAAGTAATATTAAATCCTGATGAAGAAACAATAGATAAGTATACAAAGTTAAAAAATGAGTTTGACGAATATAGAAAGTCACTAGAGTTGTTAAAGGGAAAACCATCACAAACTACTGATAAAAGACATGTTGAGTTAGCTGGAAATATTGGTAGTCCTAATGACGTTGAAGGTCTTATAAAGAACGATGCTGAAGGTGTTGGACTTTACAGAACTGAATTTTTATATATGGACAAAGAAGATGGATTCCCAACTGAAGAAGAACAATATGAAGCTTATAAAGCTGTTTTAGAAGGAATGGACAATAAGCCTATAGTAATAAGAACGTTAGATATAGGTGGTGATAAAGAGTTACCATACTTTGATATGGAACCTGAAATGAACCCATTCTTAGGATACAGAGCTATAAGAATATGTTTAGATAGAAAAGATATATTTAAAACTCAATTAAGAGCTTTATATAGAGCAAGTGTACACGGAACTTTAAGAATAATGTTCCCAATGATATCTTCTTTAGAAGAATTATTAGCAGCTAAAGAAGTAGTTGCTGAAGTTAAAGAAGAGTTAAAATCAGAAGGAATAGCTTATGCGGATAATGTAGAAGTAGGTATGATGATAGAAATACCATCTGCTGCTGTTATATCTGATATATTAGCTAAACATGTTGATTTCTTCTCTATAGGAACAAATGATTTAATACAATACACTTGTGCAGTTGATAGAATGAACCAAAAGATAAGTTCTCTTTACAATCAATTTAACCCAGCAGTGCTAAGACTTATAAAAACTGTTATAGATAATGCTCACGCTGAAGGTAAGTGGGTAGGAATGTGTGGAGAATCTGCAGGAGATCAAAGAATGATACCAATACTTCTTGGATTTGGTCTTGATGAATTCTCTATGTCACCAATATCTATACTTCCAGCAAGAAAGTTAATAACTTCTGTTAGTTATGAAGATATGAAGAAATTTGCTGGAGAAGTTTTAGCTATGGGAACTGCTGAAGAAATTAAAGCTCACGTAGAGAAGACTTTTAATATGTAA
- a CDS encoding DUF975 family protein, with protein MKKIKLFDLIEKSFLALKKTNKKIWIIGIIISIFSGGLTIQESFAPDLYSDLAYEDEFYEDGYYEDEYYNEDVDISESDDTLLAGLLGYAIPIIIIAILIFIAIVLVIGVLISTITYYLYHSIYESLFDTKLERASLGLVVKANLTVILKVIGGFILFIIPGIIISLKYAPVNYVLCKNPELSSKEILEKTRDLSKGFKWKIFIFNLFISIIMGLIMILCSPGTFVDGYILVNILDTLVTFAITTFMVVYSGLFAVYLFNGIENIKDKLAIE; from the coding sequence ATGAAGAAGATAAAACTGTTTGACTTAATTGAAAAAAGTTTTTTAGCTTTGAAAAAAACAAACAAAAAAATCTGGATAATAGGAATTATAATATCAATATTTTCTGGTGGTCTTACAATACAAGAAAGTTTTGCTCCAGATTTATATTCAGATTTAGCTTATGAAGATGAATTTTATGAAGATGGATACTATGAAGATGAGTACTATAATGAAGACGTTGATATATCAGAGTCTGATGATACATTACTTGCAGGATTATTAGGATATGCAATTCCAATTATAATAATAGCAATATTAATTTTTATAGCTATTGTTCTTGTAATAGGTGTACTTATTTCTACAATAACATATTATTTATATCATAGTATATATGAGTCATTATTTGATACTAAACTAGAAAGAGCATCTTTAGGATTAGTTGTTAAAGCAAATCTAACAGTAATTTTAAAGGTTATAGGTGGATTTATATTATTTATAATTCCAGGAATAATAATAAGCTTAAAGTATGCACCAGTGAATTATGTATTATGTAAGAATCCAGAGTTATCATCAAAAGAAATTTTAGAGAAAACTAGAGATCTTAGTAAAGGATTTAAATGGAAGATATTTATCTTTAACTTATTTATCAGCATAATAATGGGCTTAATTATGATTTTATGCTCACCAGGTACTTTTGTTGATGGATATATTTTGGTAAATATATTAGATACATTAGTTACATTTGCTATAACAACATTTATGGTTGTATATAGTGGATTATTTGCCGTTTATTTATTCAACGGAATTGAAAATATAAAAGATAAATTAGCTATAGAATAA
- a CDS encoding DUF4097 family beta strand repeat-containing protein, protein MKKFNIFKIMFLVALSLSLVFIFANIHTPEKEVFNLNFTNSKDKLKIVSENTLSLKNITDINLQLDVDDVSFLENENSNEIKIIEKCTRDLSKEEQLKINAENNKINIHRNSNLNINSLGKSFSRQVLIYLPSTYKNDLNLKLSLGNIDFDYNVNLNKLNLNLTTGSVNIKDLKCNSFILEGRTGDFSIDTLICEEYGISLNTGSINVSDISGKGYINNTVGNIKSGISNMTGDTEISSSTGDIEVNILKEFDFIINSSCDIGEIKTDFKENSIGKNPKYTLTIDCGIGNIKINKIF, encoded by the coding sequence ATGAAAAAATTTAATATTTTTAAAATTATGTTTTTGGTAGCACTTAGCTTATCACTGGTATTCATCTTCGCAAATATACATACACCTGAAAAGGAAGTTTTTAATTTAAATTTCACAAATTCTAAAGACAAGTTAAAGATTGTATCAGAAAATACTTTAAGCCTTAAAAATATAACTGATATTAATTTACAACTGGATGTAGATGACGTATCATTTCTAGAAAATGAAAATAGCAATGAAATAAAAATAATAGAAAAATGTACAAGAGATTTATCTAAAGAAGAGCAACTTAAAATCAATGCAGAAAATAATAAAATAAACATTCATAGAAATTCAAACCTAAATATAAACTCTCTTGGAAAATCCTTTAGTAGACAAGTCTTAATTTACTTACCAAGTACTTATAAAAATGACTTAAACCTTAAATTATCTCTAGGAAATATAGATTTTGATTATAATGTAAACTTAAACAAACTTAATTTAAATTTAACCACTGGAAGCGTTAATATAAAAGATTTAAAGTGTAATTCTTTTATACTTGAAGGGCGTACTGGAGATTTTAGTATTGATACTTTAATATGTGAAGAATATGGTATAAGTTTAAATACTGGATCTATAAATGTTTCAGATATATCTGGTAAAGGGTACATAAATAATACTGTTGGAAATATAAAATCTGGTATTAGCAATATGACTGGTGATACAGAGATATCTTCTAGCACTGGGGATATAGAAGTAAATATTTTAAAAGAGTTTGATTTTATAATAAATTCGTCTTGTGATATTGGAGAAATTAAAACTGATTTCAAAGAAAATAGCATTGGAAAAAATCCAAAATATACTCTAACTATTGACTGTGGCATTGGAAATATAAAAATAAATAAAATTTTTTAA
- a CDS encoding patatin-like phospholipase family protein: protein MKGLVLEGGGTKGAYQIGAYKALRELGIEFQGVTGTSIGALNGAFIIQNDIEIMEDIWRNYDYSSFMNIDEDTYEKYKDLDFTAKSFNIVLELMNKARKNQGIDITPLREMLEKNINEEAIRSSNRDFGIVTVHWDKKFNPHHLYIEDIPEGRLVDYLIASASLPIFNLEKMDDKLYLDGMFSDNIPVKLLVDKGYNDIVVIRLMDDFIGNMNVNKFLDKGINITTIIPSEPLGGSLNKDKENIEKNMLLGYLDTMKVFKRYEGVKYYFNLDYKFDEDYCFNKFISLKKETIEYLCNSLGIKRDVSRRTLLENIIPKLGEVLNLPKEFSYKDLFYAVYEQKLQENGINRRQLYDFNKLVDVVHKNYKPNRESEEINEVHLITPIPKSKLPKVLTNQIISDFKNQG, encoded by the coding sequence ATGAAAGGTTTAGTTTTAGAAGGTGGAGGAACCAAAGGTGCTTACCAAATAGGAGCATATAAAGCCTTAAGAGAGCTTGGAATTGAATTTCAAGGAGTAACAGGTACTTCTATAGGTGCATTAAATGGAGCATTTATAATTCAAAACGATATAGAAATAATGGAAGATATATGGAGAAATTATGACTATTCAAGTTTTATGAATATAGATGAAGATACATATGAAAAATACAAAGACTTAGATTTTACTGCGAAAAGCTTTAATATAGTTTTAGAGTTGATGAATAAAGCAAGAAAAAATCAAGGTATCGATATAACTCCTCTTAGAGAGATGTTAGAAAAAAATATAAATGAAGAAGCTATTAGATCTTCTAATAGAGACTTTGGAATAGTTACAGTTCATTGGGATAAAAAGTTTAATCCTCACCATTTATACATAGAGGATATTCCAGAGGGAAGATTAGTAGATTATTTAATAGCTAGTGCAAGTTTACCAATTTTTAATTTAGAGAAAATGGATGATAAACTTTATTTAGATGGAATGTTCTCTGATAATATACCAGTTAAGCTTTTAGTCGATAAAGGTTATAATGATATTGTTGTAATTAGACTAATGGATGACTTTATTGGAAATATGAACGTAAATAAATTTTTAGATAAAGGTATTAATATAACAACTATAATACCTTCAGAACCATTAGGAGGTTCTTTAAATAAAGATAAAGAAAATATTGAAAAAAATATGCTTTTAGGTTATCTTGATACTATGAAGGTTTTTAAAAGATATGAAGGCGTTAAGTATTACTTTAATTTAGACTATAAATTTGATGAAGACTATTGCTTTAATAAGTTTATAAGTTTAAAAAAAGAAACTATTGAGTATTTATGTAATTCTCTAGGTATAAAAAGAGATGTATCACGTAGAACATTATTAGAAAATATTATACCTAAATTAGGTGAAGTTCTTAATTTACCAAAAGAGTTTTCTTATAAAGATTTATTTTACGCAGTGTATGAACAAAAGCTTCAAGAAAACGGTATTAATAGAAGGCAGTTATATGATTTTAATAAATTGGTAGATGTAGTACATAAAAATTATAAACCGAATAGGGAAAGTGAAGAAATTAACGAAGTTCACTTAATAACGCCAATACCAAAGAGTAAATTGCCTAAGGTTTTAACAAATCAAATAATAAGTGATTTTAAGAACCAAGGTTAA
- a CDS encoding patatin-like phospholipase family protein, with product MSSSTFNIINFDGGGLRGLLSITLFEKIQHEFPDILKQTNMIGGTSTGSLIALGLAYGLSPREVKEMYSEKNIKHIFDKSYYEILRPKYDNENLKEVLQSVFPKNLRLKDLGKLVVIPSMYIGNETSEWKPIFYNNLPNSPTENARVVDVAMYSSAAPVFFPTYNCHVDGGLIASDPSLSTIVYSLDQQLGKDLKNIRLLSIGTGYLYNSIKQDTTHWGAIDWIINKSPDFPIIPITLEGNSQMSQLFSKILLDDNYYRLNPRMNKDIGMDDVSSLEYLKNLGEDYDIEDTIKWLNMRWNKMV from the coding sequence ATGAGTAGTTCTACTTTTAATATCATAAACTTTGATGGTGGTGGACTTAGAGGACTTTTGAGTATTACTCTTTTTGAGAAAATACAACATGAGTTTCCCGATATTCTTAAGCAAACTAATATGATTGGTGGTACATCTACAGGTAGTCTGATAGCTTTGGGATTAGCGTATGGGCTCAGCCCTAGAGAGGTTAAAGAGATGTATTCAGAAAAAAATATTAAGCATATTTTTGATAAATCTTATTATGAAATATTAAGACCTAAGTATGATAATGAAAATCTTAAAGAGGTACTTCAAAGTGTTTTTCCTAAGAATTTAAGACTTAAAGATTTAGGTAAGTTAGTTGTTATTCCGAGTATGTATATTGGTAATGAAACTAGTGAGTGGAAGCCTATATTTTATAATAATTTGCCTAATTCTCCTACTGAAAATGCTAGGGTAGTTGATGTTGCAATGTATAGTAGTGCAGCACCCGTTTTTTTTCCTACCTACAATTGTCATGTTGATGGAGGCCTAATTGCAAGTGATCCTAGCTTATCTACAATTGTTTATTCATTAGATCAACAATTAGGTAAAGACTTAAAGAATATTAGATTACTTTCAATTGGTACTGGCTATTTATACAATAGTATAAAGCAAGACACAACTCATTGGGGGGCTATAGATTGGATTATTAATAAATCTCCAGATTTTCCTATAATACCTATTACTTTAGAAGGAAACTCTCAGATGAGCCAGTTATTTTCTAAGATACTACTAGATGATAATTACTATAGATTAAATCCAAGAATGAATAAAGATATAGGAATGGATGATGTTTCTTCTCTTGAGTATTTAAAAAACTTAGGGGAAGACTATGATATTGAAGATACAATTAAATGGCTAAATATGAGATGGAATAAAATGGTATAA